From one Nonomuraea polychroma genomic stretch:
- a CDS encoding tetratricopeptide repeat protein: MGHVGTHGSGSNDDIPDRSSRDWCVEALTRLNAGRPESALDAARRAVDLDPGAEWAYRLISLAHERLGRDADAVPAAERAVELARGSWPARLRLAAILRRTPGRWQEAAGHAELARKFAPEEADPEVMLGDLALLRGDHAGAESSYLEALAADPRHRQARVNLGLSLLRWDRPRPHHDPAWPVDPRDTGRARRALEVWSRQSRLLVALATVAIAVSALFFDWGAQAQLGGFAVLVLLVPLTIRQARRVGLWSYVPAMFGRDPWLGAGVVSAAVSVLAFAAWLVLGAMPSVPTSFDPVWAGLAGIVVLGWPALAAVRALAEAWRGRPLAALEQSLLAGADRTARRNVGVTLWILLCRTWSVLVPVVGGALVVEPRAALAALAVPYPMVRGYLRARHRDDAWLVTATGLVVLAAVACAAGGVLGSAWAWRIGLGALGAAVAVFAARALRAWWRGGPGPWRSSLIMCDLPMGAAPSVPLTPEVRQTFSYARSIVLSYGDQLGPRVVGAAASVTSTGELRLIAETEAWEAIEADPRVAVFAADPLQRRFWVEVRGIALPDSDILRVTPKEVLVGEFPGRHQRR; the protein is encoded by the coding sequence ATGGGTCACGTGGGGACCCATGGAAGTGGCAGCAATGACGATATTCCCGATAGGTCCTCACGCGACTGGTGTGTCGAGGCCCTGACCAGGCTCAACGCAGGTCGCCCGGAGTCCGCGCTGGACGCCGCGCGCCGGGCGGTGGACCTGGATCCGGGCGCCGAGTGGGCGTACCGGCTCATCAGCCTCGCCCACGAGCGGCTGGGCCGTGACGCGGACGCGGTGCCGGCGGCGGAGCGGGCGGTGGAGCTGGCCCGCGGCTCCTGGCCGGCCCGCCTGCGGCTGGCCGCGATCCTGCGCAGGACGCCGGGCCGCTGGCAGGAGGCGGCCGGGCACGCGGAGCTGGCCAGGAAGTTCGCGCCGGAGGAGGCCGACCCCGAGGTCATGCTGGGCGACCTGGCGCTGCTGCGGGGCGACCACGCCGGCGCCGAGTCCTCCTACCTGGAGGCGCTCGCCGCCGACCCCCGGCATCGGCAGGCCCGCGTCAATCTGGGCCTGTCGCTGCTGCGCTGGGACCGTCCGCGCCCGCACCACGATCCGGCCTGGCCGGTGGACCCGCGCGACACCGGCCGGGCCCGGCGGGCGCTGGAGGTGTGGTCACGGCAGTCGCGGCTGCTCGTCGCTCTCGCCACAGTGGCGATCGCGGTGTCGGCGTTGTTCTTCGACTGGGGCGCGCAGGCGCAGCTCGGCGGGTTCGCGGTGCTCGTCCTGCTGGTGCCGCTGACGATCAGGCAGGCGCGGCGGGTCGGCCTCTGGTCGTACGTGCCCGCCATGTTCGGCAGGGACCCGTGGCTGGGCGCGGGCGTCGTGTCGGCCGCGGTGTCGGTGCTCGCGTTCGCCGCGTGGTTGGTGCTGGGGGCGATGCCCTCGGTGCCGACCTCGTTCGATCCGGTGTGGGCGGGGCTGGCGGGCATCGTGGTGCTGGGCTGGCCGGCTCTGGCGGCCGTCCGGGCGCTGGCGGAGGCGTGGCGGGGCCGGCCGCTGGCGGCGCTGGAGCAGTCGCTGCTGGCCGGCGCCGACCGCACCGCCAGGAGGAACGTGGGTGTCACGCTCTGGATCCTGCTCTGCAGGACCTGGTCGGTGCTGGTGCCGGTGGTCGGCGGGGCGCTCGTGGTGGAGCCGCGGGCCGCCCTGGCGGCGCTGGCCGTGCCGTACCCGATGGTGCGCGGCTACCTGCGCGCCCGGCACCGCGACGACGCGTGGCTGGTCACCGCGACGGGGTTGGTCGTGCTCGCCGCCGTGGCCTGCGCGGCGGGCGGGGTTCTGGGCTCGGCGTGGGCCTGGCGCATCGGTCTCGGCGCCCTCGGGGCGGCCGTGGCCGTGTTCGCGGCGCGGGCGTTGCGGGCGTGGTGGCGGGGCGGGCCGGGGCCGTGGCGGTCCTCACTGATCATGTGCGACCTGCCCATGGGCGCCGCGCCGTCCGTCCCGCTGACCCCTGAGGTGCGCCAGACCTTCTCGTACGCCCGCAGCATCGTCCTGTCCTACGGCGACCAGCTGGGTCCCCGGGTCGTGGGGGCGGCCGCGTCCGTCACGTCCACCGGCGAGCTGCGGCTGATCGCGGAGACCGAGGCGTGGGAGGCGATCGAGGCCGACCCCCGGGTGGCGGTGTTCGCGGCCGACCCGCTGCAGCGGCGGTTCTGGGTGGAGGTGCGGGGCATCGCCCTGCCTGACTCGGACATCCTGCGCGTCACCCCGAAAGAGGTGCTCGTCGGCGAATTCCCTGGGCGACACCAGCGCCGCTGA
- a CDS encoding haloalkane dehalogenase — MRTLRTPEERFADLPDFPYEPRYAEVADGLRMAYVEAGPGDGQPVVLLHGEPTWSFLYRHVMPELAAAGLRAIAVDLVGFGRSDKPADISDHTYARHVEWTRALLLDALTLSGVTVVGQDWGGLIGLRIAAEHPGSVARIVAANTGLPTGDIPMPEVWHRFKDAVLKAPVLDIARLVQAGCKSELPAEVRAAYDAPFPDESYKAGPRAMPGLVPISPDDPAAPANRAAWEVLTTLDRPFLVAFSDGDPITGGMAPILLKSISGTSGLAHPVIHGAGHFLQEDAGAELGRRIAAFVTST; from the coding sequence ATGCGAACCTTGCGCACGCCCGAGGAACGTTTCGCGGATCTGCCCGATTTCCCCTACGAGCCTCGGTACGCAGAGGTGGCCGACGGCCTGCGCATGGCCTACGTGGAGGCGGGACCCGGTGACGGCCAGCCCGTCGTGCTGCTGCACGGTGAGCCGACCTGGTCCTTCCTCTACCGGCACGTCATGCCCGAGCTGGCCGCGGCCGGGCTGCGCGCGATCGCGGTCGACCTGGTCGGGTTCGGCCGCTCCGACAAGCCTGCCGACATCTCCGACCACACCTACGCCAGGCACGTCGAATGGACCCGCGCCCTGCTGCTGGACGCGCTCACACTGAGCGGCGTCACCGTGGTCGGCCAGGACTGGGGCGGGCTGATCGGATTGCGGATCGCGGCCGAGCACCCCGGGAGCGTCGCCAGGATCGTGGCGGCCAACACGGGCTTGCCCACGGGTGACATTCCCATGCCCGAGGTGTGGCACCGGTTCAAGGACGCGGTGCTGAAGGCCCCGGTGCTCGACATCGCCAGATTGGTCCAGGCGGGCTGCAAGAGCGAGCTGCCCGCGGAGGTGCGGGCGGCCTACGACGCGCCGTTCCCCGACGAGTCGTACAAGGCGGGTCCGCGGGCCATGCCGGGGCTCGTGCCGATCAGCCCCGACGATCCCGCCGCACCGGCCAACCGCGCTGCCTGGGAGGTCCTCACGACGCTCGATCGGCCGTTCCTGGTGGCGTTCTCCGACGGAGATCCGATCACCGGCGGCATGGCGCCCATTCTCCTCAAATCGATCTCGGGCACGTCCGGCCTGGCCCACCCTGTGATCCACGGTGCGGGACACTTCCTCCAGGAGGACGCGGGGGCGGAACTCGGGCGGCGGATCGCCGCTTTCGTGACCTCCACCTAG
- a CDS encoding AAA family ATPase: protein MRESGRAQAAGRAAARDLFEQVRERYDRIPPAIRRVLYVVALVATMGVGAALGWNLGATFVITLVLLAFIALTMRFPRAAATTLVVAGWVVVALWLFSALYPPGSMAVHLMVGLALLVAAAAHLIRWVPPWVTTLAALIPAGMLAAALAPVSPNVSVWVGYGAALTVLVYRFVLARQAKAASAAVEEQVRVRVREGRPDAPHDRGGAPPQISVEEALGELESMIGLAPVKEQVRSIAASIEASRLRAEAGYTSERPTRHFVFVGPPGTGKTSVARALAKIFYAFGLLETPYVVEAQRADLVGEFLGATAIKTNELVDRALGGVLFIDEAYGLVNSSDGQPDRFGAEAVQTLLKRAEDDRDRLIIILAGYEQEMSGFLSSNPGLASRFATRVRFPGYSPAELVEVTELLQRRRGDAMGQDTRRALLGMYEDVHRRGLVDELGNARFARSLVEAAAQARDVRVVGAGGTPSTQDLVTTTTADVTKAFEELTARFRGYVATPTLEEALADLDRMAGLAPVKRQVHAIAAQLQVARMRQERGLPTPQQMRHFVFAGPPGTGKTTVARVLGRIFAALGLLARPDVVEAHRADLVGQHLGATAIKTNELVDRALGGVLFIDEAYSLVNPGYQGGDAFGAEAVQTLLKRAEDDRDRLVIVLAGYEREMDAFLATNPGLASRFNQRVAFPSYSPQELTEIAVLLAEKSGDSFDEDALRNLDEVFAWVCEERLIDGLGNGRFARSLFERAAMRRDVRLAAHAARGGSASSADLTTITSEDVATAVDELSGR, encoded by the coding sequence ATGCGTGAGTCCGGCAGGGCCCAGGCCGCGGGGCGGGCCGCAGCGCGGGATCTGTTCGAGCAGGTGCGGGAGCGTTATGACCGGATTCCCCCGGCCATACGGCGCGTGCTCTACGTGGTCGCGCTGGTGGCCACCATGGGGGTGGGCGCGGCGCTCGGCTGGAACCTGGGCGCGACGTTCGTCATCACGCTGGTGCTCCTCGCCTTCATCGCGCTGACCATGCGTTTCCCCCGGGCCGCCGCCACCACGCTCGTGGTCGCGGGCTGGGTCGTGGTGGCGCTGTGGCTGTTCAGCGCGCTCTATCCGCCCGGCTCCATGGCCGTGCACCTCATGGTCGGGCTGGCGCTCCTCGTGGCCGCCGCCGCACATCTCATCCGCTGGGTGCCGCCGTGGGTGACCACGCTGGCGGCGCTCATTCCCGCGGGCATGCTCGCCGCCGCGCTGGCGCCCGTGTCGCCCAACGTCTCGGTGTGGGTGGGCTACGGCGCGGCACTGACCGTGCTCGTCTACCGTTTCGTGCTCGCCCGCCAGGCCAAGGCGGCGAGCGCCGCGGTCGAGGAACAGGTCCGGGTGAGGGTGCGGGAGGGCAGGCCGGACGCGCCGCACGACAGGGGCGGCGCGCCGCCGCAGATCTCCGTGGAGGAGGCGCTCGGCGAGCTGGAGAGCATGATCGGGCTGGCTCCGGTCAAGGAGCAGGTGCGCTCGATCGCCGCCTCCATCGAGGCGTCCAGGCTGCGGGCCGAGGCCGGCTACACCAGCGAGCGGCCCACCAGGCACTTCGTGTTCGTCGGCCCGCCGGGCACCGGCAAGACCAGCGTGGCCCGCGCGCTCGCCAAGATCTTCTACGCGTTCGGCCTGCTGGAGACCCCTTACGTGGTCGAGGCGCAGCGGGCCGACCTGGTGGGCGAGTTCCTGGGCGCGACCGCGATCAAGACCAACGAGCTGGTCGACCGGGCGCTCGGCGGCGTGTTGTTCATCGACGAGGCGTACGGGCTGGTCAACTCCTCCGACGGCCAGCCCGACCGGTTCGGCGCCGAGGCCGTGCAGACCCTGCTCAAGCGGGCCGAGGACGACCGCGACCGACTGATCATCATCCTGGCCGGCTACGAGCAGGAGATGAGCGGGTTCCTGTCCAGCAACCCGGGCCTGGCCAGCAGGTTCGCCACGAGGGTGCGTTTCCCCGGCTACTCCCCCGCCGAGCTGGTCGAGGTCACCGAGCTGCTCCAGCGGCGCAGGGGCGACGCGATGGGCCAGGACACCCGGCGCGCGCTGCTCGGCATGTACGAGGACGTGCACCGGCGCGGCCTGGTCGACGAGCTGGGCAACGCCAGGTTCGCGCGCAGCCTGGTCGAGGCCGCCGCGCAGGCCCGCGACGTGCGCGTGGTGGGCGCCGGCGGCACGCCGAGCACGCAGGACCTGGTGACCACCACGACGGCGGACGTCACGAAGGCGTTCGAGGAGCTGACCGCGCGGTTCCGCGGCTACGTCGCCACCCCGACGCTGGAGGAGGCGCTGGCCGACCTCGACAGGATGGCCGGCCTCGCGCCGGTCAAGCGGCAGGTCCACGCGATCGCCGCCCAGCTCCAGGTGGCGCGCATGCGGCAGGAGCGGGGCCTGCCCACGCCACAGCAGATGCGGCACTTCGTGTTCGCCGGCCCGCCCGGCACCGGCAAGACCACGGTCGCCAGAGTGCTGGGCCGGATCTTCGCCGCGCTGGGCCTGCTGGCCCGGCCCGACGTGGTCGAGGCGCACCGGGCCGACCTGGTGGGCCAGCATCTCGGCGCCACCGCGATCAAGACCAACGAGCTGGTCGACCGGGCGCTCGGCGGGGTGTTGTTCATCGACGAGGCCTACAGCCTGGTCAACCCCGGCTACCAAGGCGGCGACGCGTTCGGCGCCGAAGCCGTGCAGACGCTGCTCAAACGGGCCGAGGACGACCGCGACCGGCTCGTCATCGTGCTGGCCGGCTACGAGCGCGAGATGGACGCGTTCCTGGCCACCAACCCCGGCCTGGCCAGCCGGTTCAACCAGCGTGTCGCCTTCCCCAGCTACTCGCCGCAGGAGCTGACCGAGATCGCGGTGCTGCTCGCCGAGAAGTCGGGCGACTCGTTCGACGAGGACGCGCTGCGCAACCTCGACGAGGTGTTCGCCTGGGTGTGCGAGGAGCGGCTCATCGACGGGCTCGGCAACGGGCGTTTCGCCAGGTCCCTGTTCGAGCGCGCGGCCATGCGCCGCGACGTCCGGCTGGCCGCGCACGCCGCGCGCGGCGGGTCCGCCAGCTCGGCCGACCTCACCACGATCACGAGCGAGGACGTCGCCACGGCGGTGGACGAACTTTCCGGACGCTGA
- a CDS encoding ABC transporter permease — protein MAGFLVRRLLSYAVLVAVAASLAYLLAATALDPRSNYADRTPKPPPAVVDAQLSALNLNDKTPLLQRYATWAAGVLRGDFGKSVVGSPVNEDLKRRMGVTFRLVVLGLVFGSVLGVLLGALAAVRQYGWFDRLSTGLSFLVLAVPVVVLANMLILVATWANEQVFGRQVFLVSGEYSSGLDAGFWGQVVDRLQHLILPTISLSIGLIAVFSRYQRNMMLDVLGADFLRTAMAKGLSRRKALVRHALRTALIPVVTYFAFMFGALLTGATFTEKIFGWHGLGEQLINSIFSNDVNTVAAISLLAAISVLCASLASDLLHAALDPRVRA, from the coding sequence ATGGCCGGATTCCTGGTTCGCAGACTCCTCTCGTACGCCGTGCTCGTCGCGGTGGCCGCCAGTCTCGCCTACCTCCTGGCGGCGACGGCCCTCGACCCGCGCTCCAACTACGCCGACCGCACGCCGAAGCCGCCGCCCGCCGTGGTCGACGCCCAGCTCAGCGCGCTCAACCTCAACGACAAGACGCCCCTGCTGCAGCGTTACGCCACATGGGCGGCCGGCGTGCTGCGCGGCGACTTCGGCAAGTCGGTCGTGGGCTCACCGGTCAACGAGGATCTCAAGCGCCGCATGGGCGTCACGTTCCGGCTGGTCGTGCTCGGGCTGGTGTTCGGGAGCGTGCTCGGGGTGCTCCTCGGGGCGCTGGCGGCGGTCCGGCAGTACGGATGGTTCGACCGGCTCTCGACCGGCCTGTCGTTCCTGGTGCTCGCGGTGCCCGTGGTCGTGCTGGCCAACATGCTGATCCTGGTGGCGACATGGGCCAACGAACAGGTCTTCGGCCGCCAGGTGTTCCTGGTCAGCGGCGAATACAGCTCCGGTCTCGACGCCGGGTTCTGGGGACAGGTGGTGGACCGGCTGCAACACCTGATCCTGCCGACGATCTCACTGTCGATCGGGCTCATCGCGGTCTTCAGCCGCTACCAGCGCAACATGATGCTCGACGTGCTGGGCGCCGACTTCCTGCGCACGGCCATGGCCAAGGGCCTGAGCAGGCGCAAGGCGCTCGTCAGGCACGCGCTGCGGACCGCGTTGATCCCCGTGGTGACCTATTTCGCGTTCATGTTCGGGGCGCTGCTGACCGGGGCGACGTTCACGGAGAAGATCTTCGGCTGGCACGGGCTCGGCGAGCAGCTGATCAACTCGATCTTCAGCAACGACGTCAACACCGTCGCGGCCATCTCCCTCCTCGCCGCGATCTCCGTGTTGTGCGCCTCGCTCGCCTCCGATCTGCTGCACGCGGCGCTCGATCCCAGGGTGCGGGCCTGA
- a CDS encoding ABC transporter permease, with amino-acid sequence MTLHEEEVAEELSDGVLIRNPSRTRVVAGRFFRSRQGLAGFVVLALMFLLAFAGPLFSRWSYTDKDFTAFLQPPSSSHWFGTLQTGADVYAVTLRGMQKSLVVGLLAALVSTALAAVVGAFAGYFLGWTDRVLSWVTDLLLVLPAFLILAIMSPLFESGQWPLFVIMLALFLWMVTSKIVRGMAISLKEREFIQAARYMGVPATRIVFRHVIPNLSSLLIVDATLNVSAAILTETSLSYFGFGIQPPDVSFGTLIADGSKTATYAPWTFWFVAGLLVVTVLAVNLIGDALRDAFDPAAKR; translated from the coding sequence ATGACGCTGCACGAGGAGGAGGTGGCCGAGGAACTGTCCGACGGCGTCCTGATCAGGAACCCGTCGCGGACACGGGTGGTCGCCGGGCGGTTCTTCCGCTCCCGTCAGGGGCTGGCCGGGTTCGTGGTGCTGGCGCTGATGTTCCTGCTGGCGTTCGCCGGGCCGCTGTTCAGCCGGTGGAGCTACACGGACAAGGATTTCACGGCGTTCCTGCAGCCTCCGTCGTCCTCCCATTGGTTCGGAACGCTCCAGACGGGTGCCGATGTCTACGCGGTGACCCTGCGCGGCATGCAGAAGTCGCTGGTCGTGGGCCTCCTGGCGGCTCTGGTGTCCACGGCGCTCGCGGCCGTGGTCGGGGCGTTCGCCGGCTACTTCCTGGGGTGGACCGACCGGGTGCTGAGCTGGGTGACCGACCTGCTGCTCGTGTTGCCCGCGTTCCTGATCCTGGCGATCATGTCGCCGCTGTTCGAGTCGGGGCAGTGGCCACTCTTCGTGATCATGCTGGCGTTGTTCCTGTGGATGGTCACCTCCAAGATCGTCAGAGGGATGGCGATCTCGCTGAAGGAGCGGGAGTTCATCCAGGCGGCCCGCTACATGGGGGTGCCGGCGACGCGGATCGTGTTCCGTCACGTGATCCCCAACCTGTCGTCGCTGCTGATCGTGGACGCCACGCTCAACGTCAGCGCCGCGATTCTCACTGAGACCTCGCTGTCGTACTTCGGGTTCGGCATCCAGCCGCCGGACGTGTCGTTCGGCACGCTCATCGCCGACGGCTCCAAGACGGCCACGTACGCGCCGTGGACGTTCTGGTTCGTGGCCGGGCTGCTGGTGGTCACGGTGCTCGCGGTCAACCTCATCGGCGACGCGCTCCGTGACGCGTTCGACCCGGCGGCGAAACGATGA
- a CDS encoding ABC transporter ATP-binding protein, translated as MSPVLEVSDLNVWFGDVPAVRGVSYALQPGEVLGIVGESGSGKSVTSAAVMGLLPPGARVSGSVRLHGKELIGAPERELTAFRGKTMSMVFQDPLSALTPVYRVGDQIAEAVRVHQRVSKETALVKAIELLELVGIPRPAERALAFPHEFSGGMRQRVVIAMAIANDPDVIICDEPTTALDVTIQAQVLEVLKTAQRKTGAAIIMITHDLGVVAGFADRVLVMYAGRPVEVGDVDDIYYGPRMPYTVGLLSSVPRVDRGGRRPLVPIEGNPPSPAALPPGCPFAPRCPLKVDACDEGEPPLFEVGAGHRAACIRWDEVHPPGPPEPAGPREPRVARGERTVLEVRGLVKDYPLVRGAVFKRRVGTVHAVAGVGFDVRQGETLGLVGESGSGKTTTLTQILELAKPQEGRIVVLGHDTARLGRAERTAIRRDMQVVFQDPMASLDPRMTVHDILAEPLRTHGLRSPGRRVTELLSLVGLEVSHAARYPQDFSGGQRQRIGIARALALEPKLVVLDEPVSALDVSIQAGIINLLDALKARLGLSYLFVAHDLAVVRYIADRVAVMHLGKIAEIGQVDALYEAPAHPYTQALLSAIPLPDPVRERSRQRILLHGDLPSPAHPPTGCRFRTRCPKFRAELTDEERKLCVDVEPEVRPVGGDQGAACHYAERREIV; from the coding sequence ATGAGCCCGGTCCTCGAGGTGAGCGACCTCAACGTGTGGTTCGGCGACGTGCCCGCCGTACGCGGGGTCAGCTACGCCCTGCAGCCCGGCGAGGTCCTCGGCATCGTCGGCGAGTCCGGCTCGGGCAAGTCGGTCACCTCGGCCGCCGTCATGGGGCTGCTGCCGCCCGGAGCGCGCGTCTCCGGGTCCGTACGGCTGCACGGCAAGGAGCTGATCGGGGCCCCGGAGCGAGAGCTGACCGCCTTCCGCGGCAAGACCATGTCGATGGTGTTCCAGGATCCGCTGTCGGCGCTCACACCGGTCTACCGGGTCGGCGACCAGATCGCCGAGGCCGTGCGCGTGCACCAGCGGGTCAGCAAGGAGACCGCCCTGGTCAAGGCCATCGAGTTGCTGGAGCTCGTCGGCATCCCGCGTCCGGCCGAGCGGGCGCTGGCCTTCCCGCACGAGTTCTCCGGCGGCATGCGGCAGCGCGTGGTGATCGCGATGGCCATCGCCAACGACCCCGACGTGATCATCTGCGATGAGCCGACCACGGCGCTCGACGTCACCATCCAGGCGCAGGTGCTGGAGGTGCTGAAGACAGCGCAGCGGAAGACCGGCGCCGCGATCATCATGATCACGCACGATCTCGGGGTGGTGGCCGGTTTCGCCGACCGGGTGCTGGTCATGTACGCCGGCCGCCCGGTCGAGGTGGGCGACGTGGACGACATCTATTACGGGCCGCGCATGCCGTACACCGTGGGCCTGCTGAGCTCCGTGCCGCGCGTGGACCGGGGCGGACGGCGGCCGCTCGTGCCGATCGAGGGCAACCCGCCCTCCCCGGCGGCGCTGCCGCCGGGGTGCCCGTTCGCGCCGCGCTGCCCTTTGAAGGTGGACGCGTGCGACGAGGGAGAGCCGCCGCTGTTCGAGGTCGGGGCCGGGCATCGGGCCGCGTGCATCCGCTGGGACGAGGTCCATCCGCCGGGGCCGCCGGAGCCCGCAGGGCCGCGGGAGCCCCGGGTGGCCCGCGGCGAGCGCACCGTGCTGGAGGTCCGCGGCCTCGTCAAGGACTATCCGCTGGTACGCGGGGCGGTGTTCAAGCGCCGGGTGGGCACCGTGCACGCCGTGGCCGGGGTCGGGTTCGACGTCCGGCAGGGTGAGACGCTCGGGCTGGTCGGCGAGTCGGGCAGCGGCAAGACGACCACGCTGACGCAGATCCTGGAGCTGGCCAAGCCGCAGGAGGGCCGCATCGTCGTGCTCGGGCACGACACGGCCCGGCTCGGCCGGGCGGAGCGCACCGCGATCAGGCGGGACATGCAGGTCGTCTTCCAGGATCCGATGGCCTCGCTCGACCCGCGCATGACCGTGCACGACATCCTGGCCGAGCCGCTGCGCACGCACGGGCTGCGCTCCCCCGGGCGGCGGGTCACCGAGTTGCTGTCCCTGGTCGGGCTCGAGGTCTCGCACGCCGCCCGCTACCCGCAGGACTTCTCGGGCGGGCAGCGGCAGCGCATCGGCATCGCCCGGGCGCTCGCGCTGGAGCCCAAGCTGGTCGTGCTGGACGAGCCCGTCTCGGCGCTCGACGTGTCGATCCAGGCCGGGATCATCAACCTGCTCGACGCGCTGAAGGCCAGGCTCGGGCTGTCCTATCTGTTCGTGGCGCACGACCTGGCCGTGGTGCGGTACATCGCCGACCGGGTCGCCGTGATGCATCTCGGCAAGATTGCCGAGATCGGACAGGTGGATGCGCTCTATGAGGCTCCGGCGCATCCGTACACACAGGCTTTGTTGTCGGCGATCCCGCTGCCCGATCCGGTACGCGAGCGGTCACGGCAGCGGATCCTGCTCCACGGCGATCTGCCCAGCCCGGCTCATCCCCCGACGGGCTGCCGTTTCCGCACCAGGTGTCCCAAGTTCCGTGCCGAGCTGACCGACGAAGAACGCAAGCTCTGCGTGGACGTCGAGCCCGAGGTGCGGCCGGTGGGCGGGGACCAGGGCGCGGCCTGCCACTACGCCGAGCGGCGTGAAATCGTATAA
- a CDS encoding ABC transporter family substrate-binding protein, which yields MAATMVVALGGCGGGAGIGPGGRDSAGDDRTVKASDINPQPRDKLKDGGTLRWGINEFPAQWNRNHVDGNLAVAASVSNALLPSPFLSDEKAEISVNRDYVLDAKVSDQRPKQVVTYTLNPKAHWSDGRPITWADYQAQWQALNGRDSDYRIVSPTGYQDIEKVARGKDDFEVIVTFVRPFADWKSLFGPLLPAATNRTPEAFNTSWLNKIPVTAGPFKFGGFDQTAKTITLVRDDAWWGERAKLDKIIFRASEQDSLIGAFSNGELDIIDVGPSAPDYARAKATAGAQVRQAAGPDFRHFTFNGSSELLRDRNVRQAIQLGINRQAIAQSDLQGLSWPIALLNNHFFMNTQEGYQDNAGALGVYNPQRARQLLDAAGWKLNGTVRQKNGKTLDLRFVVPSGVQLSKSEGELAQSMLAQIGVKLTIKAVPSDDFFTNYVIPGNFDITPFAYIGTPFPVSSSYGIYVNSADGKTWNANFGRTGSAAIDKAMSRAAQSLDPVQARAATNAADKLIWEEVNVLPLYQRPQMVATKATLANVGARGFYDLRYENIGFMR from the coding sequence GTGGCCGCCACCATGGTCGTGGCCCTGGGAGGGTGCGGCGGCGGGGCGGGAATCGGTCCGGGGGGCAGAGACAGCGCCGGCGACGACCGTACGGTCAAGGCCTCCGACATCAATCCGCAGCCACGTGACAAGCTCAAGGACGGCGGGACGCTGCGGTGGGGCATCAACGAGTTCCCCGCGCAGTGGAACAGGAACCACGTGGACGGCAACCTGGCCGTGGCCGCCTCGGTCAGCAACGCACTGCTGCCGTCGCCGTTCCTGTCGGACGAGAAGGCGGAGATCTCCGTCAACCGGGACTATGTGCTGGACGCGAAGGTCAGCGATCAGCGGCCCAAGCAGGTGGTGACGTACACGCTGAACCCGAAGGCGCACTGGTCCGACGGGCGACCGATCACGTGGGCCGACTACCAGGCGCAGTGGCAGGCGCTGAACGGCCGGGACTCGGATTACCGCATCGTCTCACCCACCGGCTACCAGGACATCGAGAAGGTGGCGCGGGGGAAGGACGACTTCGAGGTGATCGTCACGTTCGTCCGGCCGTTCGCGGACTGGAAGTCGCTCTTCGGGCCGCTGCTGCCCGCCGCGACCAACCGCACGCCGGAGGCCTTCAACACCTCCTGGCTGAACAAGATCCCCGTGACGGCCGGGCCGTTCAAGTTCGGGGGTTTCGATCAGACGGCCAAGACGATCACGCTGGTCCGGGACGATGCCTGGTGGGGCGAGCGGGCCAAGCTCGACAAGATCATTTTTCGCGCATCTGAGCAGGACTCGCTGATCGGGGCGTTCAGCAACGGCGAGCTCGACATCATCGACGTGGGCCCGTCCGCCCCCGACTACGCGCGGGCGAAGGCCACGGCGGGGGCACAGGTACGCCAGGCGGCGGGGCCCGACTTCCGGCATTTCACCTTCAACGGGTCGAGCGAGCTGCTGCGGGACCGGAACGTGCGGCAGGCCATCCAGCTGGGCATCAATCGGCAGGCCATCGCGCAGTCCGACCTGCAGGGGCTGAGCTGGCCGATCGCGCTGCTGAACAACCACTTCTTCATGAACACCCAGGAGGGTTACCAGGACAATGCGGGGGCTCTGGGGGTGTACAACCCGCAGCGGGCGCGGCAGTTGCTGGACGCGGCCGGGTGGAAGCTGAACGGGACGGTCAGACAGAAGAACGGCAAGACTCTGGATCTGCGGTTCGTGGTGCCGTCCGGGGTGCAGCTCAGCAAGTCGGAGGGCGAGCTGGCGCAGAGCATGCTCGCGCAGATCGGGGTGAAGCTGACGATCAAGGCGGTGCCGAGTGACGACTTCTTCACCAATTACGTGATCCCGGGGAACTTCGACATCACGCCGTTCGCGTACATCGGCACGCCGTTCCCGGTGTCCAGCAGTTACGGCATCTACGTGAACTCGGCGGACGGGAAGACGTGGAACGCGAACTTCGGGCGTACCGGGTCGGCGGCCATCGACAAGGCCATGAGCCGGGCCGCGCAGAGCCTGGACCCGGTGCAGGCGCGTGCGGCCACCAACGCGGCCGACAAGCTGATCTGGGAGGAGGTGAACGTGTTGCCGCTCTACCAGCGGCCGCAGATGGTCGCGACCAAGGCGACACTGGCGAACGTGGGGGCACGCGGCTTCTACGACCTCCGCTACGAGAACATCGGCTTCATGCGCTGA